Genomic window (Leptolyngbya sp. 'hensonii'):
CCAATCTGGTAAGTTGCGGCCATACAGATCACAGTCCAGGCCGCTCTCACAGATCAGTCTGAGAAAATCCAGGCGTTGACGATGCCGAACTGTACGGTCAATCCCAGAGGTGATCCAACTCAAGGGTCTGACTTTCTCTGGCGGAGGCATTTCATTGAGTTCCCGAAAGGCGTTTCCGTGGTACCAGATCGCTGGCATCGGCTCCGGGTGAGGTGCAAACTGGTCCGGCCCGGAAATATACCCACAGTAGGCGGCGGCAGCCTCATAATTTCTCCGATTCTTGGCCACCACTTCCTCCAGGGGAGGTTCTCGCAATAGATAGAGGATCCGCTCTGCAGGAAGACCCCGAACTTGAGGCTCCACAAAGACCTGTTTAATTAGGGGCGATCGCCGCAGGCGATTCCAACCCGTTTTGGGCTGGGGTAATTTCTGGTAGAAATCATACTGGTACATGACCAGGAAGTCTGGTTCAGGAGCCTGAGCCATCATCTGGATATTTCCCCAAGCACCGAAAGGTTGGGGTGTTTGCTGCCAGAGCCAGTCAGACTGGTTCATGCCAGGATAGCTGCTCATCATCCCTACGATTTTCTTCCCCATAATTCCCCGATGCTTGTCCTACATTGAATTGGACCCTGCTACGGGCCGTCTCTAGTTTTTGATACTCTTTTCAATCACTTCCAGTGTTTTCAGGAGTTCTATGGTGGCCTGATAAGCTTCCTCAGTTAGCTCGAACCGTTCTTCCTGGTCTTCGACCATCCCGCTGGATACCAGATTAAAGTAACCCAACACTGAATTCATGTAGTTACGGACCTGGTAGGAAGCATTGGTCAGGGTTTCTGTTGGAATTGTAGATTTGGGAATCGGAATCTGGGCTTCTGCAGCAAACTGGATCGCGTAGAGGCGTTTGTAATAGCTCCCTTGCTGGAGTAGCTCTTCATGGGTACCGACTTCGACCACCTGCCCCTTATCCAGAACAGCGATCTGGTTAGCCCGCTGGACCGTAGAGAGGCGGTGGGCAATAACGAGGGTGGTACGATCGCGACTGAGGTTATCGATCGCAGCTTGAACCATCTGTTCAGAGACAGTATCCAGGGCACTGGTGGCCTCATCTAGAATCAAAATCTCTGGATTTTTCAGGAGTGCTCTGGCAATGGCAATCCGTTGCCGTTGCCCTCCAGATAACATCACCCCTCGATCCCCAATCGTTGTGTCTAATCCCTGAGGTAATTGCTCCACAAAGTCATAGAGATTAGCCCGCTTCAACGCAGTAATGACTTCAGTTTCTGTCGTGCCAGCCCGACCATAGGCAATGTTGTTACGGAGAGAATCATTGAAGAGAAAGGTATCCTGGCTCACAATTCCCATCGCCTCCCGCAAGCTGTGGAGATCAAACTCTCGCAGGTCTTGCCCATCGATCGCAATACTGCCAGCCGTAGGGTCATAGAATCTGGCTAAGAGATCAGCCAGGGTGGATTTCCCTGCCCCTGAAGCCCCTACAATTGCCAGAGTTGTTCCCTTGGGAAGAAATAAATCTACCTCTTTAAGAACGGGTTCGGCACTTCCAGGGTAGGCAAAGGAGAGACGGTTAAAGCGAATCCCCTCTTGCATCGATTTAAAAGAGGCCGAACCATTAACCATAAAAGGCTTGTCATCTCGCCTCAGCAAGTCATAAACCACAACAAGCCCTGCAGCGGCATTGGCAAACTGACCTCGCTGGGTATTTAACTGGCTGACAAAGGGCAGAAGGCGGAATAGAACCAGCAAATAGGTGAGCAGAAGAGCTGAAAAGGTTTGTAAATTACTGGCGAAAAAGATCCGGCCAATGAGCACAATTGCAATCAAGGCGATGATGCTGGCTACTTCATTCAGGGGACCGATCGCCGCAGAATTTGCCTGAGATTGAAAGTCAATCTTCTCCCGTTGATCAATTAACTGCTTAAGGTGCTCATATTCTTTTTCCTCATTGCAAACAGCTTTGACTAATCGAATCCCATTCAGAATCTCCAGGATGCCAATAGAATAAAGTCTGGAAGCATCAGAAAGCTGTTGACCAAAGGCCTTAGCTCGGGAAATAATCGATTGATTAATTAGGACGACAAAGCCAAGTACCAATGTCGAGGCCAGGGTTAGCTGCCAGGAAATCGATAGTAAAAGTACCAGAAAAACCAGGATTGTAATTCCAGTAATAATGAGCTTAATAAAGGTGCTAACAGCCGTTGCAGTTCTGGCGACTTCTCCGCCCAATCGGTTCGTTAAATCTCCGATTCTATTATTCACATAGAAGCTCAGATCAACTTCTAATAAGATTTTGACCCCCTTCTTTCGGAGATCTCTCGTCATCGATCGGGTCAGATATCCTGACATCAGAACACTTAAATAACTGGCCAGGTTTTTGAGAATAATCAACAGCACAACTGCCCCTAAAAGGAGCGGTAGTCGCTGATCTTCTGGCCATCCCTGAAAGGGATTGATTATTTTTTCAATTAGGGGTGGAGCCCCCTTCAGGTCAACCGTCTGCCCCAGAAAGCTCAGTAAAATAGGGACAATTAATGTTGTGCTAACCCCATTAAAAACAGCGCCTGAAAACCCTAAAATAATGGTTGAAAGCACCTGAGACGGATAACGCTGAATAAATTTGAGGATAAATGTGCTGGGAGACATAACTAATTAATTATCCATTTCACGTTAATGGGTTCTGATCGTTAAATTTGTCCCCAAGATTTGCCTGCCTCATCCCTGTTGATGTATTCACGTCAATATCCGTCTGTCTGTGTTCATGTTATAGCTTCGAAAGAAGCTCTGAGAGGATAGGAGCCATCACATCAATGCTATAAAGTTCTACACATCTTTTTCTGGCCCGGATACCCTGCTCAATTGCCAGGTTAAAATCCTGAAAAATCTTGCGGATCATCTCTGCCAGTTGATTCGGACTTCCTGGATCTACCAGATAACCTGTGTTATCCAGGATACTTGGAATATCTCCAACCCGAGTCGATAACACAGGTTTCCCCATTGCCATCCCATCAGTCAACTTTAACGGAAATTGGGATCGGGCTGTTAGGGTATCTCGTTGGGGAACCACCACAATGTGGGCAGCAGCTAAAATCTCTGGCATTTTTTCTACTGGCGATCGGGGTAGATAAATCAGCCACCGTTTCCAGCGTCTCATTAACTGTTGGTCGTAGTCATCATAAGGGCTTCCCCCCACAATCACCAGGCGCAGATCCGGCTCATTCAATTGGTCCAGAGCCATCAGCAAGTCTTCTACCCCTTTATGGGGACGGGGTGCCCCCGGAAACATAAGAACGCGATGATCCGACAGTCCCAGATGCTTCCTAACTGTTTCTGGATGATAAGGCTCTGGGTTAAACAGAGTTGTATCCTTGCCGTTCGGTAAATAGACACCGCCAAACCGTTGCTTCAGGAATTCTGTATCTACAGTTAGAGCATTGGCCCGAGGCACCAGTTTCTCCATCCAGCGGATGTAAAGGGGATAGTCCGGATAATGGAGTGCGCCATTGGGCTTAAACACATCCCTGTAGAGTTGCTTGGGACCGGACTGATATTTCCAGTCATCACCCCCGTACCAACTCATCTCCCAGTCATCCATATCTAAAATCACCGGTCGGCTACTCCCTAACCGCTTTAAAAGGGCAACCCCAAAGCTGGCAGGCTTCGGTTTTGCAGCATAGATGATGTCTCCACTGATCTTGGGTAAGGTCTGCCGAATAGCTGAGAAGAAACCAGGATATGGACAGCCGGGAGTAGAGACGATCGGTAGCTGATCTGGGGGTAACGCGAACAGAGCCTGACCGAAAAGAAATCCCACGATCTCAACGTCATACTCCAGGTGCTTGAGAATTTGACCCAGTAAAAATCCCCGAACCGCCCCTCCCCCAGAAAGATCACTCACAATCACTGAAACTTTAGTGCGTTGCATGTGCTTGTTAGAAATGGTGATAACAAGTGAAGGCGAACTCGTAACCCTCTGAGATGACCCTTATCGGGTTTCCCCGTTAAAACACGTACTTTCTAAGTTCAGATTGTACTCAACTCCTGAGTCCACTGATGACTGTTGCCGGTTTTCTCCGTCAAAACACGGACGGTTCTGCAGCCGAAGCAAAGCGGTCTGATACAACTGCCAAAAACCCTTCTCACTGGGGGAGTTGCTATAACCGTTAATAGCGCTACAATTCCTCTGTTCTTGATTTCCTGGCTACCTGATGTCGCCTCATCTTCCCTCCGTTTCAATGATCGTGAGCGATCTATCTCCCAGTGGAGCTGGTCGTTGGGGTGGGGCAGTGCGCCCCTTTTTGATCGCACAGGCGTTGCAAAAACTAGGCTGTTCTGTCGAAATTCTCGGCTTTGGTGGAGAAGGAAATCCAGAGCTTGTCTCCAGTCCAAAGCTACCTATCTATTCCTTTCCAGCCCGTCCCTATCCCGGCTTTTTGGAATCCAGTCGTCAGCTTTGTCGCGCAATTCAGGGCGATCTGGTCTATGCTTACAAACTCAAACCTTCCAGTTTTGGCCTTGCCTGTCTCTACAAACGTTGGACGCGAAAGCCATTGTTTCTGGATATTGACGACTGGGAGATGAGTTGGCATGGTGGCGATACCTGGCGTTATTCCCCAAACCCCAAGCAATTACTCCGAGACATCGTGAAAAGAGATGGGGCATTGCGACAACCGGATCATCCCTTTTATTTGCAAAAAATTGAATCCTGGGTGAAGTTAGCAGATGTGGTCACAACCCATAATCAGTTTTTACGATCTCGCTTCAGTGGTTACTACATTCCCAACGGCAAAGATGTCACCCTGTTTGACCCAAAGCTGTACTCCCCAGAAGCAAGCCGTCAACGCTATGGACTCGCCAACTATCGGGTCCTGATGTTTCCAGGTGCACCCCGTCCTTACAAGGGGGTGGAAGATGTATTGGAAGCTCTAGAGCAATTGAACGAACCAGATCTGCGCCTCGTAATTGTAGGGGGCAGTCCCTATGACGACTACGATACTCAACTGAAAAAACGGTGGGGGAAATGGATTATTCAACTGCCGAAAACACCTGTTGCCCACATGCCCGCTGTAATTGCCGCCGCTCATGTAGTGGTAGTCCCGCAGCAAAATGAGCCCGCCGCCCAGGCTCAATTTCCGCTTAAGCTGACAGATGGTATGGCTATGGCAAAGCCGATCCTCGCTACCCAGGTTGGTGACATTCCTCTGATATTGGGAGAAACAGGATATTTAGTCG
Coding sequences:
- a CDS encoding glycosyltransferase family 4 protein; amino-acid sequence: MQRTKVSVIVSDLSGGGAVRGFLLGQILKHLEYDVEIVGFLFGQALFALPPDQLPIVSTPGCPYPGFFSAIRQTLPKISGDIIYAAKPKPASFGVALLKRLGSSRPVILDMDDWEMSWYGGDDWKYQSGPKQLYRDVFKPNGALHYPDYPLYIRWMEKLVPRANALTVDTEFLKQRFGGVYLPNGKDTTLFNPEPYHPETVRKHLGLSDHRVLMFPGAPRPHKGVEDLLMALDQLNEPDLRLVIVGGSPYDDYDQQLMRRWKRWLIYLPRSPVEKMPEILAAAHIVVVPQRDTLTARSQFPLKLTDGMAMGKPVLSTRVGDIPSILDNTGYLVDPGSPNQLAEMIRKIFQDFNLAIEQGIRARKRCVELYSIDVMAPILSELLSKL
- a CDS encoding ABC transporter ATP-binding protein, whose protein sequence is MSPSTFILKFIQRYPSQVLSTIILGFSGAVFNGVSTTLIVPILLSFLGQTVDLKGAPPLIEKIINPFQGWPEDQRLPLLLGAVVLLIILKNLASYLSVLMSGYLTRSMTRDLRKKGVKILLEVDLSFYVNNRIGDLTNRLGGEVARTATAVSTFIKLIITGITILVFLVLLLSISWQLTLASTLVLGFVVLINQSIISRAKAFGQQLSDASRLYSIGILEILNGIRLVKAVCNEEKEYEHLKQLIDQREKIDFQSQANSAAIGPLNEVASIIALIAIVLIGRIFFASNLQTFSALLLTYLLVLFRLLPFVSQLNTQRGQFANAAAGLVVVYDLLRRDDKPFMVNGSASFKSMQEGIRFNRLSFAYPGSAEPVLKEVDLFLPKGTTLAIVGASGAGKSTLADLLARFYDPTAGSIAIDGQDLREFDLHSLREAMGIVSQDTFLFNDSLRNNIAYGRAGTTETEVITALKRANLYDFVEQLPQGLDTTIGDRGVMLSGGQRQRIAIARALLKNPEILILDEATSALDTVSEQMVQAAIDNLSRDRTTLVIAHRLSTVQRANQIAVLDKGQVVEVGTHEELLQQGSYYKRLYAIQFAAEAQIPIPKSTIPTETLTNASYQVRNYMNSVLGYFNLVSSGMVEDQEERFELTEEAYQATIELLKTLEVIEKSIKN
- a CDS encoding glycosyltransferase family 10; amino-acid sequence: MGKKIVGMMSSYPGMNQSDWLWQQTPQPFGAWGNIQMMAQAPEPDFLVMYQYDFYQKLPQPKTGWNRLRRSPLIKQVFVEPQVRGLPAERILYLLREPPLEEVVAKNRRNYEAAAAYCGYISGPDQFAPHPEPMPAIWYHGNAFRELNEMPPPEKVRPLSWITSGIDRTVRHRQRLDFLRLICESGLDCDLYGRNLPDWTKSWGALDKKWHGMAPYTYNLTVENYADNDLYVTEKLWDALLAWCLPIYHGGSAADRLLPPGSFLRLPSLDEKGLAYIREVTATPDAWYEARAAIAEARQIILHKLNLLNWLSEFIQRLSA
- a CDS encoding glycosyltransferase family 4 protein, which produces MIVSDLSPSGAGRWGGAVRPFLIAQALQKLGCSVEILGFGGEGNPELVSSPKLPIYSFPARPYPGFLESSRQLCRAIQGDLVYAYKLKPSSFGLACLYKRWTRKPLFLDIDDWEMSWHGGDTWRYSPNPKQLLRDIVKRDGALRQPDHPFYLQKIESWVKLADVVTTHNQFLRSRFSGYYIPNGKDVTLFDPKLYSPEASRQRYGLANYRVLMFPGAPRPYKGVEDVLEALEQLNEPDLRLVIVGGSPYDDYDTQLKKRWGKWIIQLPKTPVAHMPAVIAAAHVVVVPQQNEPAAQAQFPLKLTDGMAMAKPILATQVGDIPLILGETGYLVAPSAPDQLASQIQHIFSHWEEATDRGLAARDRCTTHYSLDAMATQLANIFAETHLNRD